A genomic segment from Meleagris gallopavo isolate NT-WF06-2002-E0010 breed Aviagen turkey brand Nicholas breeding stock chromosome 25, Turkey_5.1, whole genome shotgun sequence encodes:
- the LOC100546775 gene encoding gap junction beta-5 protein, whose protein sequence is MNWSVFEGLLSGVNKYSTAFGRIWLSLVFIFRLLVYVVAAERVWSDDHKDFDCNTRQPGCTNVCYDHFFPVSHIRLWALQLILVTCPSLLVIMHVAYREAKAQQHRAERGDGYRSRFPNPGKKRGGLWWTYLFSLIIKAGVDMVFLYIFYRFYRNYSLPRLVKCQLPPCPNIVDCFISRPTEKTIFTLFMVVTTCICIVLSLVEAAYLIGKRCRERLQAGNGESHRNSHECAELASTGGQVFHRVGYKDPTASIPSDSIPTTSIPTASIPTTSIPTTSIPTTLPEQEKSPS, encoded by the coding sequence ATGAACTGGTCAGTGTTCGAGGGGCTGCTCAGTGGGGTCAACAAGTACTCCACAGCCTTCGGCCGCATTTGGCTCTCCCTCGTCTTCATCTTCCGCCTTCTGGTCTACGTGGTGGCAGCCGAGCGCGTCTGGAGCGACGACCACAAGGACTTTGACTGCAACACGCGGCAGCCGGGCTGCACCAACGTCTGCTACGACCACTTCTTCCCCGTCTCCCACATCCGCCTGTGGGCCCTGCAGCTCATCCTGGTCACCTGTCCCTCGCTGTTGGTCATCATGCACGTGGCTTACCGTGAGGCCAAGGCGCAGCAGCACCGCGCCGAGCGGGGGGACGGATACCGCTCCCGCTTCCCCAACCCCGGCAAGAAGCGAGGCGGGCTGTGGTGGACGTACCTGTTCAGCCTCATCATCAAGGCTGGCGTGGATATGGTTTTCCTCTACATCTTCTACCGCTTCTATAGGAACTACAGCCTGCCCCGCTTGGTGAAATGCCAGCTGCCCCCCTGCCCCAACATCGTGGACTGCTTCATCTCCCGGCCCACTGAGAAGACTATATTCACCCTCTTCATGGTGGTCACCACCTGCATCTGCATCGTGCTCAGCCTGGTGGAGGCTGCCTACCTGATTGGGAAGCGGTGTCGGGAGCGCCTGCAGGCTGGCAATGGGGAGAGCCATCGGAACAGCCACGAGTGTGCCGAGCTTGCAAGCACAGGGGGACAGGTGTTCCATAGGGTGGGATACAaagaccccacagcctccatCCCCAGTGACTCCATTCCTACAACCTCCATCCCCACAGCCTCCATCCCTACAACCTCCATCCCTACAACCTCCATCCCCACCACACTGCCTGAGCAAGAGAAGAGTCCTTCCTAG
- the LOC100546620 gene encoding gap junction beta-3 protein-like, whose translation MDWKTLQGLLSGVNKYSTAFGRIWLSVVFVFRVLVYVVAAERVWGDEQKDFDCNTRQPGCTNVCYDHFFPISHIRLWALQLIFVTCPSLLVIMHVAYREDREKKNREKNGENCPKLYSNTGKKHGGLWWTYLLSLFFKLIIEILFLYLLHKMWDSFDLPRLVKCTNVEPCPNTVDCYIARPTEKRVFTYFMVGASSICIVLTVCEIFYLIFKRVVRSTRKWKKSIKRSMSYSKASTCQCHLKAEERENKALNRGEEL comes from the exons ATGGATTGGAAGACACTGCAGGGGCTGCTCAGTGGGGTCAACAAATACTCCACAGCCTTCGGTCGTATCTGGCTCTCCGTGGTCTTCGTCTTCCGTGTCCTGGTTTACGTGGTGGCAGCTGAGCGCGTCTGGGGGGATGAGCAGAAGGACTTTGACTGCAATACACGCCAGCCAGGCTGCACCAACGTCTGCTATGACCACTTCTTCCCCATCTCCCACATCCGCCTCTGGGCTCTGCAGCTCATCTTTGTCACTTGTCCCTCCTTGCTGGTCATCATGCACGTGGCTTACCGGGAGGACCGCGAGAAAAAGAACAGGGAGAAGAATGGGGAGAATTGCCCCAAGCTGTACAGCAACACAGGCAAGAAGCACGGTGGGCTGTGGTGGACTTACCTGCTCAGCCTCTTCTTCAAGCTCATCATAGAGATCCTGTTCCTCTACCTCCTCCACAAGATGTGGGACAGCTTTGACTTGCCACGGCTGGTCAAGTGCACCAACGTGGAGCCCTGTCCCAACACTGTAGACTGCTACATCGCTCGGCCAACCGAGAAGAGAGTCTTCACTTATTTCATGGTCGGGGCCTCTTCCATCTGCATCGTCCTCACTGTCTGTGAGATCTTCTACCTCATCTTCAAGCGCGTTGTCCGGAGCACACGCAAGTGGAAGAAGTCCATCAAGCGCTCTATGAGCTACAGCAAAGCCTCCACCTGCCAGTGCCACCTCAAGGCGGAGGAGAGGGAGAACAAGGCCCTGAATAG AGGAGAGGAGCTGTAA